The DNA region CCTGCTTGATAGGGGGACTTCATGGGTAACCTTCCCTGTTCTTGCTCAAATGAGTAACCACGGTGGCTCATTTGTTAAGTGACTTTAGTCATATATGCTCATTTGAGCAAGACTTGAGTGCTCATGCGTTCGTTAGGGAGCCATGACAGCAATACAACCGGAGCACGAAGCTTCTCGCGTTGATCGGCAAGGACTATTACTTGGACAACTTGTCCAAGGTTGATATTGCTCAGCGCTATGGCATTTCACGATTCCAAGTAGCGCGTTATCTCGATGAAGCGCGGGAGGAAGGAATCGTTCACATTGAAGTGCGATTCCCCGGACTAGCTGATGCAACAGATCCGTTGTTACTTGCGCAAAAACTGGGTGTGCAGCGGGTAGTGATTGTGCGTTCGCTCAATGACGATGTTCAGCAGCGAGATCTACTGGCACAGGCGGTTGCCGAAGAAATCATGACGGTAACCCGGGCCGGAATGACGGTGGGCGTTTCTTGGTCCCGCACGCTGGATGTGGCTGCGCGCTACATCAGCAGGCTGCCAAAATGTGAAGTAGTTCAACTTGCTGGCGCGCTGCCCGGCACTGGAAATTCAAACCCGTTAGAGCTGATCCAACGGTTAGGTAGGGTTTCTGAGGGGAAAGTTTGGCCGCTTTGGGCGCCACTTGTCGTAGACAGTGCACAGACTGCCGTTGGACTACGTCAGCAGCCAGAGATTTCTCATGCGCTCACTAAAGCTGATTCTCTGGATGTAGCTGCCGTTGCCATTGGTGCTTTGGGGCCGGCACTCTGAATCGCCCCGGTGTGTCCGGAGACTTTCTTGTTTGAGAGGATCAGGACATGGCAGGGAAAACTACGACACGGTATCCGCAGGAGTTGAAGGATCGTGCGGTGCGCATGGTGGCGGAGATGGAGGGTGCGTCTTCGGAGTGGGCGGCGATGCAAAAAGTTGCCCAGCTTTTGGGTGTGGGTGTGCCGGAAACGGTGCGTAAATGGGTCCGGCAAGCCGAGATCGATGTTGGTACTAGAACTGGAACAACGAGCACGGAATCGGCCGAGCTGAAACGGTTACGGCGTGAGAACGCTGAGCTGAAACGGTTACGGCGTGAGAACGCTGAGCTGAAACGGGCGAACGCGATCCTTCGGAGTGCTTCAGCTTTTTTCGCGGTCGAACTCGACCGCTACAACACTGATCGTGAAATACATCAAGGACCATGCCGGTCACCGCGAGAATAATGGATTGCGGTGGGGTGTCGAGTCGATCTGCCAGGTGCTTACTGGGACGGGGTGAAGACCACCCCGTCCACGTACTACGAATGGGTGGATAAAACACGATCTCACCGAGAACAACGTGATGAGGTGCTCAAGCCCGTGATCCAGAAGGTGTATGCCGCTAATTACGGGGTGTACGGCACCAGGAAAGTCTGGTTGGCGATGAACCGTGAAGGTGTGCCGGTGGCCAGGTGCACGGTAGAACGGCTCATGGGGTTACTTGGCATACAGGGTGCGGTCCGTGGCAAGGTCAAACGCACCACGATCAAAGACTCGAAGGCGGCCCGAGCGAAGGACTTGGTCCGCCGTGATTTCACACCAACGGCACCGGATCGGCTATGGGTAGCTGATTTCACCTATGTTTCGACCTGGTCCGGGTGGGTCTATGTTGCCTTCGTGATCGATGCTTACTCTCGGAGGATCCTGGGCTGGTCAGCGAGTGCTTCTATGAACACCGTGCTAGTGCTCAACGCAGTTAATCAGGCAATCTGGAGTCGTGAACGGGCCGGGGCTGAGATTTCCGGGGTGATTCATCATCACGATGCCGGGGCTCAATACGCCTCCTTGGCCTTCACCGAACGCCTGGCCCAGGCCGGTATCCGCCCCTCGATCGGTTCTGTGGGTGATAGTTACGACAACGTCTTGGCGGA from Renibacterium salmoninarum ATCC 33209 includes:
- a CDS encoding sugar-binding domain-containing protein; protein product: MDNLSKVDIAQRYGISRFQVARYLDEAREEGIVHIEVRFPGLADATDPLLLAQKLGVQRVVIVRSLNDDVQQRDLLAQAVAEEIMTVTRAGMTVGVSWSRTLDVAARYISRLPKCEVVQLAGALPGTGNSNPLELIQRLGRVSEGKVWPLWAPLVVDSAQTAVGLRQQPEISHALTKADSLDVAAVAIGALGPAL